CTTACTGTGTCTTCTCTGTCCGAGTTCGCCGCGCTCTCGCAGCTTCCCCTACCCGAATCCTCTCTCACCGGTTTCTCATCGTTGTCTATCCGGTTCGGTTCTTCGTCCACCGGTTCAGTGATTTTAACATCTTTGAACGTGTTATCAGATCCGGTTCCGGTATTATTGTCCTTTGGATCTGGAGAATTAACCGGCTCATCGACCGGGACGGCACCGGAGGTATTACCCGAATCACGGTGGTTCTCTTTCGTCTCCGCGATTTTATCTAGATCTGAATCTTCAATCTTCAAGCTCTcctctctctcatcttccaaTCTCTTCACCTTCAACTGCAATGACCTGTACCCACAAATCCTCGATTCAAAATCTACGGTAATGCAAATCTggaatcgaaaaaaaaaaccaacggGGTCGATTTGAAATTACGAGATGGATAGATCGTAACGTTCGACTTCGCGGCGGAGCTCGTCGACACGGAGCTTTCTCAGCTCCTCAAGCCATGGAACGGAAGAGATCTCGGCGGCGACGGTTTCTTCTCCCTCTGTAGATCCCGGAGAGACGAGTTCACGAGAGAATCGGCGCTTGAGATCGCAGTACTTGTGACGACAGTCGAAGGCTGTGAGTGTACGGAAAATGGAGTTCTGTTTCTGGATTTCGGCGGCGACGGAATCCCATGAATCAGTACCGTGACGGTGAACGGCGCAGGCGAGGAGGAGCTCCTCCATTGTGCTCCATGTTTGTTTCTCTGGAGAATTTTTGTCGTTTTCCGGTTTTGNNNNNNNNNNNNNNNNNNNNNNNNNNNNNNNNNNNNNNNNNNNNNNNNNNNNNNNNNNNNNNNNNNNNNNNNNNNNNNNNNNNNNNNNNNNNNNNNNNNNNNNNNNNNNNNNNNNNNNNNNNNNNNNNNNNNNNNNNNNNNNNNNNNNNNNNNNNNNNNNNNNNNNNNNNNNNNNNNNNNNNNNNNNNNNNNNNNNNNNNNNNNNNNNNNNNNNNNNNNNNNNNNNNNNNNNNNNNNNNNNNNNNNNNNNNNNNNNNNNNNNNNNNNNNNNNNNNNNNNNNNNNNNNNNNNNNNNNNNNNNNNNNNNNNNNNNNNNNNNNNNNNNNNNNNNNNNNNNNNNNNNNNNNNNNNNNNNNNNNNNNNNNNNNNNNNNNNNNNNNNNNNNNNNNNNNNNNNNNNNNNNNNNNNNNNNNNNNNNNNNNNNNNNNNNNNNNNNNNNNNNNNNNNNNNNNNNNNNNNNNNNNNNNNNNNNNNNNNNNNNNNNNNNNNNNNNNNNNNNNNNNNNNNNNNNNNNNNNNNNNNNNNNNNNNNNNNNNNNNNNNNNNNNNNNNNNNNNNNNNNNNNNNNNNNNNNNNNNNNNNNNNNNNNNNNNNNNNNNNNNNNNNNNNNNNNNNNNNNNNNNNNNNNNNNNNNNNNNNNNNNNNNNNNNNNNNNNNNNNNNNNNNNNNNNNNNNNNNNNNNNNNNNNNNNNNNNNNNNNNNNNNNNNNNNNNNNNNNNNNNNNNNNNNNNNNNNNNNNNNNNNNNNNNNNNNNNNNNNNNaaaaaaaaaaaaaaaaaagtgggattGTTGTGAGATGCTTATTGTCACTTGGCCAATTTTTGTAGAAACTGAAATAGAAATGATCTCTCTTCTGCAAAATCGTTGTTCTTAACCTCCTCCactaagaaagaagagagaccTTTGGGGactgattatttatttatttattattttattttttttgtctgtcgggcaaataatttatcaaaggtttttatttcattgaaaaattgtttgtaaacaatctAAAGGCGCACCGATTGAGAAAAATGTTGAGACCAACTTTGCTCGTTTTGTCGTATCAATTTAGTGGACCCAAGCCCCAAGCACCGAATCCATTACCGGTTTTAAACCAAACGCACCCAATCAAGAGAGAGTCCAAATTATTATAAGCATTTATTAAGAAGAATTTGACTTGTACGGAAGCATTTAATTTTAATCCAAATTATTAGTATGAGATACAGTATTGAGTTTTATACTATTTCAGCACAGACCAGTGTATGCAATTCTTTCGTTCAGATTTTCTGCACTGTACAGTGCCACTGAGTTATACAATTACAAACATATTCATCCACCATACCGGCATTGACCTTAACCAAAGGATGGAAGAGCGTGGAGATCTTTCCGGGACAACATTATGACCGGTTTCAACGAGTATGTCTTCCCAAGAGAGAGTACTGAGATAGTGACATGTCCTCACCCTTCTAAGATCACTTCGATGACGAGCAAGAGATACTGAAGTCCATACACCTTGGTCGAACAGAAACCACAATCTGTCATTCTCCCTCAAacctttctgtttttttttttttttttttttttttttttttttttttttttttttttttttttNTCGATACTGAGGACATAAGTTAACGATCGGAAACTTTCCTCGATTTCTCTTATTGATTACAACAAATCCATAGATGATTCTTCTAATCTAAACCACACACATGCTAATGCCACCTCATAAGAAGATAATCAGAATATTTTCAAGCTCATAGTTCACCGTCAAGCAACACATTCATTGATATAATACGGATGGATTCAAATAAACTCAACACGCTAAACCAGTTCcgataaagagagttcaaaagcaTAAATCTCATATAAAACAGAACTCTGAAGATTCCATCAAAAGATCCAAAAAACAAGTTTACTGCAAATATATACAAAAGCAATAAGCTAAATTAAGTCGACAAATGTAGTTTGCAATTCGAGATTACCATTATTAGAAGCTTCAAGCTGCTCCTTTCAAGGCTTTCTTCAGCTCCTCTGCTACGTCACCTTCTTCCTTGCTTTTCTTACCGCCGTAATTGGACGTCGTAGTCTTCTCGCTGCTCCACCGATCAGCTCTCGGTCTCCCGCCATTGTTGCTCCTCTCGGGTTCGCGGTACTTTGAATGCGATCCGTAATCTATTGTCGCCGGCGAGTATGGCCTGACGTTTGAGATCACTTCCCGGAGATCGTCTACGGCTCTCTTTAACTGTTTGTTCTCCGTTCGAAGCTCCTCCATCTGCCGATTCACAGCCAAACACACCTCCGCCACGTCACCACTACTAGTGAGTTGACCCGGACCCGAAACTTTACCCGGATCGCTCGTGGACTTAGTCAATTTAGCATCTGAGCCGTCCACGTGTTCGATTCCGATTTTATTCATCACCAAAAACGGGAACCTCCTCAGCGAAATAGCAGCCGTCGGATCAAAATCGCGTCTGATCTCCGTAGGAACCCTAACGCCCCACCGGAAGTTCAAAACGGCGCGTCCTCTCACAGGCAAAGACGTCCTCGCCGCGACCTCGACGCCTGAGAGCAAACCAGCGATATCTCCGGCAGAAGTCGAAGGCAGAACCGTGACTTTCCTAAATCCTCCGCCGCATCCGTTGACCGCAGGACTATCGACCACCTCAATCGACGAATCCTCTTCCGAAACAGATCCATTCATCGATTTGATCTCGAATCCAGACGAGGAATGAGACTTTTTGATAGAGAAATCTCCGAATTGAGGTTTGAAGTGAAGCATAAAGCTAGGGTTCCCTTTACCTAAGAGATTGAATTCAGCGCTCATGAGCATGGAGCTTGATGTCGGCGAACCAAAAGATCCCGTCCCGGTTTTGACGATCAGCGAGAAAGGGTTCCACGAATCGTTTGGACGGTAAGCGACTTTGAGAGAAGGTCCAGATTCGAAAAACGTAGAGAGGTTGAGGCTGAGCTCCTTTGATTCTCCGGCGACGATTCCAGATTGAAAAGGTAAACCTAAGATACTGAGAGGAACCTTAGCCCTAAAAAGAGGCTTTTGCTCTTCCCGAAACTTCATCGACGCCTTCATGATCGAATTCGAATNAGCTCCTCCATCTGCCGATTCACAGCCAAACACACCTCCGCCACGTCACCACTACTAGTGAGTTGACCCGGACCCGAAACTTTACCCGGATCGCTCGTGGACTTAGTCAATTTAGCATCTGAGCCGTCCACGTGTTCGATTCCGATTTTATTCATCACCAAAAACGGGAACCTCCTCAGCGAAATCGCAGCCGTCGGATCAAAATCGCGTCTGATCTCCGTAGGAACCCTAACGCCCCACCGGAAATTCAAAACGGCGCGTCCTCTCACAGGCAAAGACGTCCTCGCCGCGACCTCGACGCCTGAGAGCAAACCAGCGATATCTCCGGCAGAAGTCGAAGGCAGAACCGTGACTTTCCTAAATCCTCCGCCGCATCCGTTGACCGCAGGACTATCGACCACCTCAATCGACGAATCCTCTTCCGAAACAGATCCATTCATCGATTTGATCTCGAATCCAGACGAGGAATGAGACTTTTTGATAGAGAAATCTCCGAATTGAGGTTTGAAGTGAAGCATAAAGCTAGGGTTCCCTTTACCTAAGAGATTGAATTCAGCGCTCATGAGCATGGAGCTTGATGTCGGCGAACCAAAAGATCCCGTCCCGGTTTTGACGATCAGCGAGAAAGGGTTCCACGAATCGTTTGGACGGTAAGCGACTTTGAGAGAAGGTCCAGATTCGAAAAACGTAGAGAGGTTGAGGCTGAGCTCCTTTGATTCTCCGGCGACGATTCCAGATTGAAAAGGTAAACCTAAGATACTGAGAGGAACCTTAGCCCTAAAAAGAGGCTTTTGCTCTTCCCGAAACTTCATCGACGCCTTCATGATCGAATTCGAATATAATAAGTTTACTACGGAGAGAGTACAGTGATTGAGAGTAGAAGGAtttatacaagttttttttatttttttagttttaaaggAAGATTTCCATTATTCTTAAGAATTGGGAAATTTGTAAAAAGATTCTGGTTGGACATGAGGATAGAGGATGAAGAAGTCGTTTTCCAGTTTTACCCTCGGGTTATATGAAGAATAACGGATAATGCATACACTGGTCTGTGCTGTAATTACGTGGAAGTTCTGAGGCGAAAAAAGATAAAGCTGGTGAATGcttaaaaaaatgaaaggtgGACAAACCCCCTGGTGCTTTGTTTTATCTCTTCTGTTCTACTTCTgtcgtttctgttttttttttctatccacCTCTGGTGGATACATTAAGCCCGTATAACATAAATGGACATATTTGGCCCATAAAGCCCAGTATTACACTGTCACTATTACTAATGAGGCCTGTACGCTGGGCTCTCTTTCACACGTGCGTCTTAAAAGAGATCGCAAGAGCGTAGAAAAAAGGTTAAGGTTAGGTTGTGGCTGTCTGATTTAGAGAATTCGTGTTTACTCTTTTGTTCGTTGCCACTTTTAGTTTTGATACAGATTCcagtaaattaaattacaagaGATAATCATACGGTAATTTTGGATCAAAGATAATAactaaattaagtaaataagCTGTCTACGTTAACGATAGAGAAGTATTGGAATATTTATCAAGAGCGGTACTAAACAGGTTATGATTATTATATCTCACGGTTTATAGCAGAATTTACCAAATTACAAACAGACGACTTtgcaatttatatatatatttattcatcTACGATATATTatcaaacacaaatatttttataagttccccaaacaaaaaaaaaaagtcatcttATTAgcttataccaaaaaaaatcatacttgTTGAAAAGATGTNNNNNNNNNNNNNNNNNNNNNNNNNNNNNNNNNNNNNNNNNNNNNNNNNNNNNNNNNNNNNNNNNNNNNNNNNNNNNNNNNNNNNNNNNNNNNNNNNNNNNNNNNNNNNNNNNNNNNNNNNNNNNNNNNNNNNNNNNNNNNNNNNNNNNNNNNNNNNNNNNNNNNNNNNNNNNNNNNNNNNNNNNNNNNNNNNNNNNNNNNNNNNNNNNNNNNNNNNNNNNNNNNNNNNNNNNNNNNNNNNNNNNNNNNNNNNNNNNNNNNNNNNNNNNNNACAAACGGACGACTTTGCAATATGTATATACTGTTACTGTAGTACTATATTAATTCATCTACGATatcaaacacaaatattttttataagttccacacaatagaaaaaaaaaaaaggggccATCTTTATTAGCTTATACAAAAATCACACTTGTTGAAAAGATGTAGGGGGGGGGTCCATAATTCCAGCTAAGCtatagagagaagaagttgTAAAAACTGGGAACCACGTCAAACAAACACACATATGGAGAGGACCACAATCTCTACGGCTCTTCGTATGGACAACGTGTCTTACATCCAATGGTTTAGTTGCCCGCGCATGTGGGCCGAATCTAAAAAGAGAGAGCAAAGGACTCGTGTGTGTTCGACTCTGAGTCTCTGACGCACGCATTTGTACAAAAGGCCTCAAACtacaaaaaaccaaatcctTTCCGTTGAGCTTCTTCACctctctcttttatattttctggCCGTTGGATCTCTTTCATATCTCTTCTCTTAATCCGACGGCCATTTCCCCgttgtatattttatgtatCCTATCTTGTAGTTTATAGCTAGTGATCCAATCATTCACCGTTGAGTTGAGTCTATATTATTTATGCAGTTTAATTCGATAATTTATATAGTCTGAGACAATTAGTTAGATTGTGCAACCAATACTTTGGGGTTTATTAAGGTTTTAatctcttccttttattttttttaacaaaggaTGATCGACACACGTTGTATATTCTCTAattaattgttgttttatttatttatagctATAAGACTCTGGTTGTCTTCATTAActtattttcttgaaaagttgtcatacaaaatattaataaattaatttctaaTATAGAATGTATATAGCTATGCATATATTGGTAATATTCTTTCGTTATTCGTGGTTCATCACTAATATCTATGAGCTTGTAGTTGTAGTTGTATATAAAGATTTCGAACTGTTTTAGATAATGTATATACGTATGGGTTGGATGTTCCAAAAAGATGTGCATAGAAGTATTAATATATACTgcatatgtaaacttattttaatttaaaattgaaagaaaaatggtGAACGAGATATAGACGTCAGGAAGTGAAACTGCCCTCGTGCATTAAGAGATAAATAGGACGTGATCAGACGACTAAAGGTAAAGAAAGGGCAAGTGAAAGTCGCCGCAGAGTCATACCATTCCCATGTCTTCTTCACATTCTACTTTCCTTATTATCTTTCACTTACCCTCCAACCTTTTTACTAACTCTTCTAAAATCATTTCTGTTTGTGAAAGGTGTTCTAAGATCCTTGAATTGCTTCACTAATGAATAATTAGGTATCCATGTGTATAAAAAGCTCGCTTGAATGCAgttaaacaaattaacttttgtttgtgtgtgtgtgtttttatgcatgcaattttaaattttgcgactatatatatgtgtgtgtgtttttagcTGATACTTTAGACCAAACATGAAAGTTGAAACTGATGTAAATTAAAAAGTCGTCTATATATGCAAAAATTGATCTCTATCATTAACTTAACGTTAGcataataatatagttaaatgaATACTGtatggttggaaaaaaaaaaacaatcataagtTTGTGTTCATTACATGGGGCCAAGTTTGCGAAATCTTACTATATCTATACCACTTGcaatttatatatctattatacACAAGCACACATATAgacataacataaaaaaaattccaacatcacattaaatattaaaatgagaTATTAAAGAAATTACAACATGAAAAGATTAATTTGGTTAGTGGGAGGGGACCAATGTGCTTCTTGTTCCTCTATTCCATGTCTTTAAGAAGCTAGCATACTAACACATCTTTATCATAATACAAGAACTACATGTAATTAACAAagtttaaatgataaaattgtATAATCCAACTAGTTTCTCCAATAAATGTAAATCAACAAGACCAGAGAGATCCATTcaattagtttataaaaaaactcCTACTTACTAGTATAGAATTTTACATTAtggataaatttatataatttcggAGATGTGTTTtgagtataatataattatcaaacaACTGCCTATCACTATTTAAAAGGATATAAGTTCATActtatcaactttttttttctcctatatAACCTTCAAATATCTCTTCACTtactatcaaactcatcatctctctctctctctctctctctctctctctactcttttCTCTCCATATACAATAAGTTTATAAACCCTACTGATTCTGGATTCTGAAAATGGAAGCCACGATCTtcgagaaaagaagaagctcatCATCAAGCATATCGATGCACAAACAGTCCTACTCGATAACCAAATCGAAGCCAAAGATCCGAATAATTCACATATTTGCTCCTGAGATCATCAAGACCGACGTTGCCAACTTCCGTGAGCTCGTACAAAGCCTTACCGGCAAACCAGAAGACGATCAGAAAGCTTCCAAAGCAAAACCTAGAAGAGATATTCATCGTCTTCACCGTCAAGTACAAGACATGATCAACACAGAGAAACTAACAGAACCTGAGCAGCATTGTGATGATCAAGGCTTCTGCTTAAACTCAGAAGAGATCTCCATGACTTGGAACGGTAATAATGTAGCTGGTGAGAGCTCCGGAGGGTTCTTGAATGGTTTGGGAGATTTCGAAGGGTTTATTCAAGAACTTGGTGAATTTCCGTATTTACCCTTGTCTTCAATGGATGCTTCTGCTTCTTCTaattcctcttcttcctctcatttACATGGTGGATCAGTTTTCTCAGATGCTCACCACCAATTCGTGTAACTCTGTCTCTCAAACgatgtcattttttttcttccttttaaatGGTACGTCTTATATCTTGTTTATTAGGTTTTTGTGGAAatgaattaaatttattattactttttcgttttgttttgagTAATTAGAAACTATTATAATCAAATGATTTGATGAAAAGCTTGGACTCTTTCCATCTATCCCTTAAGGTCTCTGATGAGTTGTTCGTTGTGATAAACATGTGATTTACACTGATTTATGTTTTACGTCTAGCTTCTGCCTTCTTGTATGTTTTACTAATCGATTAATTGACTCgaaggaaattatatatcatattgaagaatgatatctattttttttttggcaaagtgACAAATGATGAGTGATGGTGATTGTTAACACCCATAAATTGTAAGCCCAcatcataatttattttgtgttcAACCCCAGATCATAAATATTGAAtccaatatatattcactaGTGAAGTAGACAAGGCAAACATCGAATGTGACAGACAACAAGGTATAGTAGAGGAAGGGAAAGAGGTTTCAGTGTATCCGGAGATTTACTGTAAACTTGTattcactttttgttttaacatttaaaCTGTCTAACTGTTGTATTCAAGATTCTCTACAACGCTAGATGAAGACGATGTTTCCACCCTTGTTAGAACTTCAGGCACTCCTGCGGTATCTCTTATAATCTACACagttacaacaacaacaaaaaaaaaaagacttgtttTATGATATACTGTTAGCTTCAACTTCTATGAACATAATAATATTTCAGGAACTTACAAGAATCTCGTCGTCTAGATAAGAAATCATGAAAAATCTTTGGTAAGTTCCACCTGAAAGTCAAATAACAACAACACTGGTGGTTACAATGTTTACATGTGTGTAGGAGAAGATCTTAAAAACATGCTCTATGTGGCCTTACCAAGGGGAATTCTTAGACCATTGGCTAGAGTATCCTTGACAGGTTGAGGAAGCTGCTGCAACGTGGTAGAAGCTTGACCCAATAAACCTCTTAGCTGTTCAGGTAATGCTTCTTCAATAACCGTTGGCGACTCTAGTATTCCTTCTAAATACTCTTCTTTCATCCTTAAAGGCCCTTCTATTGTCAATTTCGATGACaggatgattttgttttctatctgCATATATTAGTTTCAACAGATACACTTTCTGAGTTTGGTACTACACATTCATAATTCTTAtccagagacaaaaaaaaatatagttaccGAGTTTAGGAGTTTGATGTTTGCAGTTGCCTTTGTGCTATTATCCTTAATGACTATGTCCATAGTGGATAGACTCACTAATGCTGAAGGAAACCTCCTGCCACAAATTCAAAACAGACATAGGAATGCTTAAAACTCTcattatataaaaccaaaaggtGTATGTGGTAATCGATGAGCAAGATGTTTAAGAACACTAACTCGAATATAACCCGAGTAGCAAGTTGACCAGGAGTGCTGGATCCAAACCACTCAAAACTCCATCTCCCTTCAAGATAAGGAGACCTGGAAAGCTAATTAGGAACCAGTTACAAAAAAGGGCATTGGTCCTTCAAATAAAACATCTTGAAAAACCGAGCGAGCAACCTACGTGGTTGGTCTAGGAGTTGGATTAAGCCGCTCAAGAGAAGTTATTCTCTCATTCACATCAATCCTTTGTATATCACTGATCTTCCCTGTAACTAGAGCCTCAAATCCTCCAGCATCATTGAACTGTAATTCTAAATTAGTTTCAGAACTTTCCAACAACAGAGAGGaatcaaaaaacacaaactttcacTTATCTGAGCAATCTAAAGAATCTCCAATACCAAATACTAAACTCAAACCTAATCCTCACCAAATTTCTAAGAAAGTAGAGctgaaaagtttcaatttttaagaCATTCGAAGAGAGAGGAGAATCTTACGGCGAGAATCAGAGACTCCTTAGCAGAGAGACGCTCCATTTCCCTAGCGTAAACCAAAGGAATCCCTTGAACAGCTTCTTCTTGAACCATAGCTCTGCATATCATTTTCCGGTTCCTCCAACCTTTCTTCTCCGGCTGAAAACTGAGGGAAGCCTTCGTCGTCAACGGTGGTGATACGGAGGATGAGAAG
The Camelina sativa cultivar DH55 chromosome 6, Cs, whole genome shotgun sequence genome window above contains:
- the LOC104792092 gene encoding uncharacterized protein LOC104792092, with translation MKASMKFREEQKPLFRAKVPLSILGLPFQSGIVAGESKELSLNLSTFFESGPSLKVAYRPNDSWNPFSLIVKTGTGSFGSPTSSSMLMSAEFNLLGKGNPSFMLHFKPQFGDFSIKKSHSSSGFEIKSMNGSVSEEDSSIEVVDSPAVNGCGGGFRKVTVLPSTSAGDIAGLLSGVEVAARTSLPVRGRAVLNFRWGVRVPTEIRRDFDPTAAISLRRFPFLVMNKIGIEHVDGSDAKLTKSTSDPGKVSGPGQLTSSGDVAEVCLAVNRQMEELRTENKQLKRAVDDLREVISNVRPYSPATIDYGSHSKYREPERSNNGGRPRADRWSSEKTTTSNYGGKKSKEEGDVAEELKKALKGAA
- the LOC104699193 gene encoding uncharacterized protein LOC104699193, whose amino-acid sequence is MKASMKFREEQKPLFRAKVPLSILGLPFQSGIVAGESKELSLNLSTFFESGPSLKVAYRPNDSWNPFSLIVKTGTGSFGSPTSSSMLMSAEFNLLGKGNPSFMLHFKPQFGDFSIKKSHSSSGFEIKSMNGSVSEEDSSIEVVDSPAVNGCGGGFRKVTVLPSTSAGDIAGLLSGVEVAARTSLPVRGRAVLNFRWGVRVPTEIRRDFDPTAAISLRRFPFLVMNKIGIEHVDGSDAKLTKSTSDPGKVSGPGQLTSSGDVAEVCLAVNRQMEELI
- the LOC104792093 gene encoding VQ motif-containing protein 25 codes for the protein MEATIFEKRRSSSSSISMHKQSYSITKSKPKIRIIHIFAPEIIKTDVANFRELVQSLTGKPEDDQKASKAKPRRDIHRLHRQVQDMINTEKLTEPEQHCDDQGFCLNSEEISMTWNGNNVAGESSGGFLNGLGDFEGFIQELGEFPYLPLSSMDASASSNSSSSSHLHGGSVFSDAHHQFV
- the LOC104792094 gene encoding probable plastid-lipid-associated protein 9, chloroplastic, producing MALIQLGSVSGTSAVQLSFSSSVSPPLTTKASLSFQPEKKGWRNRKMICRAMVQEEAVQGIPLVYAREMERLSAKESLILAFNDAGGFEALVTGKISDIQRIDVNERITSLERLNPTPRPTTSPYLEGRWSFEWFGSSTPGQLATRVIFERFPSALVSLSTMDIVIKDNSTKATANIKLLNSIENKIILSSKLTIEGPLRMKEEYLEGILESPTVIEEALPEQLRGLLGQASTTLQQLPQPVKDTLANGLRIPLGGTYQRFFMISYLDDEILIIRDTAGVPEVLTRVETSSSSSVVENLEYNS